CAGGGGAGTCGTCGTTCTTGATCAGGACGACGTCGGCCTTCTTGCCGACCTCCAGTGAACCGATGGACTCCTCCATGCCCAGGGCCTTCGCCCCGCCGCGAGTCGCCCATTCCACCACCTGGTCTGCCCGAAGCCCCAGGTTGGTGCAGGTCTCCCCGGTGGCGTGATGCTCGAAGTGTTCGCGGGCGCGGTCGGAGCTCAGCGTGGAACGCATCGCCGCGAACGGGTCGGCGCTCCACCAGACCGAGGTGTCCACCGACAGCGAGACCGGAATGCCGTGCTTGCGCAGCTGCCAGGAGGAGGGGTATCCCTGGCCGCAGCTGGCTTCGGACTCCGCCGAGACCGAGGCCGCGCCTCCGGTGGCGGCGATGCGCTGGTACGAGTCCTGCCCCAGGGTGGCCGCGTGGACGTAGACGGTCTTCTCATTCATGAAGCCGTGCTCGTGCATGAGCCGGATGCCGTCGTCGTTGGTCGCGCCCCAGACCCCGGCGTGAGTGGTGACTCCGACGTCGAGATCCCTGGCGACCTCGAAGGCCGCCTTCTCCGGGAACTCTGGATCTCCGGTGACGTCAAAGGCCATCTGGAAGCCGAGCATGTCATCGCCGATCGATCCCCCCGAGCGGGGAAGGCGCCGATCCACGAAGTCGCGGAACTCGGGCGAGGTCGACCATTCCCAGGGGCCGGCATGGATGTTGCCATAGGCGAAGACGAACCGTCCGGCGACCTCTTCGAGCGCGTCCACCGCGGCATCGGCGTGATCCACGGTGGAGAGGCCATGGGACCAGTCCACCGAGGTGGTGACCCCGGCGTCGAGGGCCTCCACGGCGGAGAGCAGGTTGCCGGCGTAGATGTCCTCGGGGCGGAACTTCTTCCCATGTTCGAGGTAATTCCAGACGAAGTACTGGGTCAGCGTCCAGTCCGCGCCGTAGCCGCGCATGGCGGTCTGCCACATGTGGCGGTGGGTGTCGACGAAGCCCGGGGTGATGATGCCGCCCGAGGCATCGATGATCTGGGCGTGCTCAGGGGCCTCGAGCTCGGGCCCCACGGCGGCGATGGTGTCCCCGCGGACCAGCACGTCTGCCCGGGCCAGCACGCTCCGATCCTTGTCCATGGTCAGCACGATCCCGTTCTTGAACAGCACGGGCGAGCCATTGGCCGCGACCTCAGAACTCATGTCAGCCTCCTGTGAAAATCTCTGTGACGCCACTCACAATAGCTGGCGTTCGCACAGTGGACAAGAGTCCGTTAGCTGGTGCTCTGCTGGAATCTCTGCCGCTGAAGAACCCGCTGCAGGGCCGGCGGTTCAGTGCTTGACGCTCTCGGCAGCAGAATGTGAAACTGATCACCAAACAGACGGACGCTTGTCCGTATGACGGTTGGTGGCGCGACGGATGTCTTGCCAGCAGGGCCGATCCGGGAGGAACCCGATATGACTGACACCGCTTCGCATGCCGCGGGAGGCGCGCCGCTGCCGCTCGAGGGGATCATGATCGCCGACTTCTCCCGAGT
The nucleotide sequence above comes from Nesterenkonia halotolerans. Encoded proteins:
- a CDS encoding amidohydrolase family protein, which produces MSSEVAANGSPVLFKNGIVLTMDKDRSVLARADVLVRGDTIAAVGPELEAPEHAQIIDASGGIITPGFVDTHRHMWQTAMRGYGADWTLTQYFVWNYLEHGKKFRPEDIYAGNLLSAVEALDAGVTTSVDWSHGLSTVDHADAAVDALEEVAGRFVFAYGNIHAGPWEWSTSPEFRDFVDRRLPRSGGSIGDDMLGFQMAFDVTGDPEFPEKAAFEVARDLDVGVTTHAGVWGATNDDGIRLMHEHGFMNEKTVYVHAATLGQDSYQRIAATGGAASVSAESEASCGQGYPSSWQLRKHGIPVSLSVDTSVWWSADPFAAMRSTLSSDRAREHFEHHATGETCTNLGLRADQVVEWATRGGAKALGMEESIGSLEVGKKADVVLIKNDDSPAMFPILNPHGHVVFQAQRGDVHTVMVNGRIVKHEHRLVDIDLAKVRRTVEQTVEHIAGELGREEWEAGMSPEVPETKILDNPYTYTEYRTDTTHAAQGRGPGA